From Bacteroidota bacterium, a single genomic window includes:
- a CDS encoding dihydrofolate reductase, which translates to MNLLKIAGLILPLAIATGCGNNIKQATETQDSTKTTQAPVIDSNFVYQVEQFSDLRILRYNVPGFNELTLKQKEMVYYLYEAALCGRDIYFDQNYKYNLTIRKTIETIIGTFKSDKNTDDYKKFLVYAKRFWFSNGMHHHYSNDKIIPEISKEYFAELIKGSNTAKLPLKGTEKPAEFIERITPILFDSTVASKKVNLDPKNDLLTSSAVNFYEGVTQKEVIAFYEKMTDKDSKTPLMLGLNSKLVKQNGAIIEKKWMVGGMYTAAIEKIVYWLKKASALAENPEQKDALDKLIHYYTTGDLKDFDDYNIAWVKDVQSVIDVVNGFIEVYDDPLGKKGSFEAVVSIKDMEASKRIKAIGDQAQWFEDHSPIMDGHKKKDVQGITAKVINVVVECGDAAPSSAIGINLPNNEWIRATHGSKSVNLGNIVESLDHSAGSGIVDEFYFDDLTKERVKKYAPFADILHTDMHEVIGHASGQINKGIGQPHETLKNYSSTLEEARADLVALYYLMDQKLIDIGVMPSLEYGKAAYDEYIGRGLMIQLSRIKLGYEIEEAHMRNRQLICKWAMEKGSKEKVVEKKQKDGKTFFVINDYNKLRSLFGDLLREIQRIKSEGDYKAGHDLVENYGVKIDKALHSEVLERYNKLNIPPYAGFIQPKLIPVVDGARIVDVKIEYPMDFVEQMMEYGKKYSLLPVEN; encoded by the coding sequence ATGAACCTATTGAAAATTGCAGGCCTTATACTTCCTCTGGCTATTGCAACAGGATGCGGAAACAATATTAAGCAAGCCACTGAAACACAAGACAGCACGAAAACAACTCAGGCGCCGGTTATTGATTCGAATTTCGTTTACCAGGTTGAACAGTTCTCCGACCTGCGCATATTGCGATACAACGTACCCGGCTTTAACGAGCTTACGTTGAAACAAAAAGAAATGGTGTATTACTTATATGAAGCTGCTTTGTGCGGCCGTGATATATACTTTGATCAAAACTACAAGTATAACTTAACGATCCGTAAAACCATTGAAACGATCATTGGTACGTTCAAGAGTGATAAAAACACAGATGACTATAAAAAATTCCTGGTGTACGCCAAACGCTTTTGGTTTTCCAATGGTATGCATCATCACTACAGTAACGACAAGATCATTCCCGAAATAAGCAAAGAGTACTTTGCAGAACTTATCAAAGGATCAAATACGGCCAAACTTCCTCTTAAAGGAACTGAGAAACCAGCTGAATTCATCGAACGCATTACCCCTATCCTCTTCGACTCAACTGTTGCGTCTAAAAAAGTAAATCTCGATCCTAAAAATGATCTTCTCACCTCATCAGCCGTAAATTTTTACGAAGGTGTTACTCAAAAAGAAGTCATTGCGTTTTACGAAAAAATGACTGACAAAGACTCCAAGACTCCCCTCATGCTCGGCCTTAACTCAAAACTGGTAAAACAGAACGGCGCTATCATTGAAAAAAAATGGATGGTTGGCGGCATGTACACTGCAGCCATTGAAAAAATAGTTTACTGGCTGAAAAAAGCAAGTGCCCTTGCCGAAAACCCTGAACAAAAAGACGCATTGGATAAACTCATCCACTATTATACAACCGGCGACCTGAAAGATTTTGACGATTACAATATTGCATGGGTTAAAGATGTACAGTCCGTAATTGATGTCGTAAACGGATTTATCGAAGTGTATGATGATCCGCTCGGAAAAAAAGGATCATTTGAAGCGGTCGTATCCATTAAAGATATGGAAGCCAGTAAACGTATAAAAGCTATCGGCGACCAGGCCCAATGGTTTGAGGATCACTCCCCTATTATGGATGGTCACAAAAAGAAAGATGTACAGGGCATTACAGCCAAGGTCATTAATGTAGTGGTTGAATGCGGTGATGCCGCGCCTTCAAGCGCGATCGGGATTAATTTACCAAACAACGAATGGATACGCGCCACTCATGGTTCCAAATCCGTAAACCTTGGCAATATTGTTGAAAGTCTTGACCATTCGGCGGGATCAGGCATTGTTGATGAATTTTATTTTGACGATTTAACTAAAGAACGTGTAAAAAAATATGCGCCCTTTGCGGATATTCTTCATACCGATATGCACGAGGTTATCGGACATGCTTCAGGTCAAATAAATAAGGGTATTGGACAGCCGCATGAAACATTAAAAAACTACTCCTCCACCTTAGAAGAAGCACGCGCCGACCTTGTCGCCCTGTATTACCTAATGGATCAGAAACTGATTGATATCGGCGTAATGCCTTCACTTGAATATGGCAAAGCGGCTTATGACGAATACATCGGACGGGGCCTGATGATACAATTGTCGCGTATAAAATTGGGCTACGAGATCGAAGAAGCGCATATGCGTAACAGGCAACTTATCTGCAAATGGGCTATGGAAAAAGGCTCGAAAGAAAAGGTGGTTGAGAAAAAACAAAAAGATGGGAAAACATTTTTTGTCATTAACGATTACAACAAACTCCGTTCACTATTTGGGGATCTGCTGCGGGAAATACAACGCATTAAGTCGGAAGGAGATTATAAAGCGGGACACGACCTGGTGGAAAATTATGGTGTTAAAATAGACAAAGCTCTGCATAGTGAAGTCCTTGAACGTTATAACAAGTTGAATATTCCTCCCTACGCCGGTTTTATTCAGCCTAAATTAATACCGGTAGTGGATGGCGCCCGGATTGTTGATGTAAAAATTGAGTACCCAATGGATTTTGTGGAGCAGATGATGGAATACGGGAAAAAATATTCTTTACTGCCGGTTGAAAATTAA
- a CDS encoding immune inhibitor A produces MSLFKLITGAVAGIVISATSITAQTEQYSRVKIYADDNGLKRLAEAGVGFDHGEYKRGQYFISDFSASDISIFKSLGAKYEILINDVSQYYVQQNISSATQKVSGGVASNACGKISDFQTPVNFKLGSMGGFYTYAELLANLDTMAAKFPSVFKAKTAIGSATTVGGRSLYYVKISDNPNVDESEPELLYTALHHAREPASASQVIMYMYYLLENYNTNPEVKFLVDNTEMYFVPCINPDGYIHNQTTNPNGGGMWRKNRRNNGDGTYGVDLNRNYGQSWGYDNSGSSGNTNSDTYRGASAFSEAETQIIKQFCESRQFKLALNYHTYSNLLIYPWGYKSDFFTPDSTVYKAYAKEITRENNYRYGTPNQTVAYVANGSSDDWMYGEQGTKAKILAMTPEAGAVNDGFWPAQNRIVDICKENIAQNLHFAELAVKYAVVRQQSPKIVSKLSNYLVYDIQRLGLDSPATYTVTLTPVTSNIISAGSPKSYSTLKRIEQRTDSISYSLITGVTDGDKLIFVLSVNNGSYIIRDTITKIYGMPVTTYATDAGSLVDWTSPGWGTSTSVYHSAPSSITDSPIGNYPDGTMQNYWVSSIEQSKTVNLTDAVYAEMTFWARWAIEANYDYVEVNASSDGGANWSPLCGKHTIPGNIAQDPNNPVYDGYQYTWVKESIDLSDYIGQNILIRFTLVADPGTNYDGFYFDDLDIVKIVPKPLGVNMAAQINSFIAVQIYPNPVNESAKVNFMLPQNVAAANLVLYDALGRMVDDKQLLADQSGVTISTQRLSPGVYYYQLVAGGQYSEMKKMVVVR; encoded by the coding sequence ATGTCATTATTCAAATTGATAACAGGCGCTGTTGCTGGTATTGTTATTTCTGCGACTTCAATAACAGCGCAAACGGAGCAATATTCACGTGTAAAGATATATGCAGACGATAATGGTTTAAAGCGATTGGCGGAAGCCGGGGTGGGTTTTGATCATGGTGAGTATAAAAGGGGGCAGTATTTTATTTCCGACTTTTCCGCTTCCGATATTTCAATATTTAAATCCCTTGGAGCAAAATACGAGATTCTTATCAATGATGTTTCTCAATATTATGTTCAGCAAAATATATCCAGTGCTACTCAAAAAGTGTCGGGTGGTGTTGCATCAAATGCCTGTGGAAAAATATCTGATTTCCAGACACCTGTAAATTTTAAACTGGGTTCAATGGGCGGATTTTATACTTACGCCGAGCTATTGGCCAATCTTGATACAATGGCTGCAAAATTTCCGTCTGTTTTTAAAGCCAAAACCGCTATCGGTTCCGCCACCACTGTTGGCGGAAGATCACTTTATTATGTAAAAATTTCAGACAATCCCAATGTTGATGAGTCTGAACCCGAATTGCTTTATACAGCCCTTCATCATGCGCGTGAGCCGGCCTCTGCTTCACAGGTCATTATGTATATGTATTACCTGCTGGAAAATTACAATACAAACCCTGAAGTGAAATTCCTGGTTGATAACACTGAAATGTATTTTGTTCCCTGCATTAATCCTGATGGTTATATACACAATCAAACTACGAATCCTAATGGTGGCGGAATGTGGAGAAAAAATCGCCGTAATAATGGGGATGGAACTTATGGCGTTGACTTAAACCGCAACTATGGTCAGTCATGGGGGTATGATAATTCTGGTTCATCCGGTAATACCAACTCAGATACATACCGTGGTGCTTCGGCTTTTTCCGAGGCTGAAACGCAGATCATAAAACAGTTTTGTGAAAGCCGGCAGTTCAAATTGGCTCTTAACTATCATACCTATAGTAACCTGTTGATCTATCCCTGGGGCTATAAAAGTGATTTTTTCACGCCCGACTCAACTGTTTATAAAGCTTACGCAAAGGAAATAACCCGGGAGAATAATTATAGATATGGCACCCCCAATCAGACTGTGGCGTATGTTGCCAATGGTAGCTCTGATGATTGGATGTATGGGGAGCAGGGAACAAAAGCAAAGATACTTGCCATGACACCCGAAGCGGGTGCAGTGAATGATGGTTTTTGGCCGGCGCAGAATCGGATTGTGGATATATGTAAGGAGAACATTGCGCAGAATTTACATTTTGCCGAACTGGCGGTAAAATATGCTGTGGTAAGGCAGCAATCTCCAAAAATTGTAAGTAAACTATCAAATTATTTGGTGTATGATATTCAGCGCTTGGGTCTTGATAGTCCTGCTACTTACACTGTTACTTTAACACCGGTTACGTCTAATATTATTTCCGCAGGCAGCCCTAAATCATATTCAACATTAAAGCGCATTGAACAGCGTACAGATTCGATCTCTTATTCATTAATTACAGGAGTTACAGATGGAGATAAATTAATTTTTGTTCTTTCGGTAAATAATGGTTCATATATAATAAGAGACACCATTACTAAAATTTATGGAATGCCGGTTACTACCTATGCGACAGATGCCGGTTCATTGGTCGACTGGACTTCGCCCGGCTGGGGAACCAGTACAAGTGTTTACCATTCAGCTCCATCATCCATTACAGACAGTCCTATTGGTAATTATCCGGATGGGACCATGCAAAATTATTGGGTAAGTTCCATTGAACAATCGAAGACGGTTAACTTAACGGATGCAGTTTATGCTGAAATGACTTTTTGGGCCCGCTGGGCGATTGAAGCGAATTACGATTATGTGGAAGTAAATGCCTCTTCCGATGGTGGAGCAAACTGGTCGCCTTTATGTGGTAAGCATACCATTCCCGGTAATATAGCACAGGACCCCAACAATCCTGTTTATGATGGATACCAATATACATGGGTTAAAGAATCAATTGATCTGAGCGATTATATTGGCCAGAATATTTTAATAAGATTTACATTGGTTGCCGATCCGGGGACAAATTACGATGGATTTTATTTTGACGACCTGGATATTGTGAAGATCGTACCCAAACCTTTAGGGGTAAATATGGCCGCGCAAATCAACTCTTTTATAGCAGTTCAGATTTACCCGAACCCTGTTAATGAATCGGCTAAAGTTAATTTTATGCTTCCTCAAAATGTTGCTGCAGCCAATTTAGTTCTGTACGATGCTTTGGGCAGGATGGTTGATGATAAGCAATTGCTTGCGGACCAATCGGGTGTTACAATCAGTACGCAAAGACTAAGTCCCGGAGTGTATTATTATCAGCTTGTTGCTGGAGGTCAGTATTCTGAAATGAAAAAGATGGTGGTGGTAAGGTGA
- a CDS encoding LEA type 2 family protein, giving the protein MKYFQTVFFTTTLLFTSCTEWKDVKVSKIEQTRISKMDKDGIEAEIDVRINNPNKIGFKIYRSNVDVMMNDNSLGKGRLKKKIRIKPNTEETYTFVVAGKFDNLLNGGGLSGLLSMATSKTANISIKGNIKAGKFFYRKKFPIDNKQRVPLFK; this is encoded by the coding sequence ATGAAATATTTCCAAACTGTTTTCTTCACCACAACATTACTCTTCACTTCCTGCACCGAATGGAAAGATGTAAAAGTTTCCAAAATTGAACAGACACGTATTTCAAAAATGGACAAGGATGGTATAGAAGCCGAAATTGATGTGCGGATCAATAATCCGAATAAGATCGGGTTTAAAATATACAGGAGCAATGTTGATGTAATGATGAATGATAATTCCCTGGGTAAAGGAAGACTGAAAAAGAAGATCAGGATAAAACCAAACACCGAAGAAACTTACACTTTTGTTGTCGCTGGAAAATTTGATAACCTGTTAAACGGGGGTGGGCTGAGTGGCTTATTATCTATGGCAACGAGCAAAACAGCCAATATCAGTATTAAAGGCAATATTAAAGCCGGCAAGTTTTTTTACAGAAAGAAATTCCCTATTGATAATAAACAACGTGTACCACTATTTAAATAA
- a CDS encoding dipeptidase: MSETKEYIKTNEQRFLNELLELLRIPSVSADSKYKPDVLKMADAVKAKLIAAGADKVELVETAGYPVVYGEKMIDPKLPTVLVYGHYDVQPADPINLWTSPPFEPVVKDGKIYARGSCDDKGQMYMHVKAFETMLKTNSLPCNVKFMIEGEEEVGSANLGQFLKDNKERLKGDVILISDTSILGNDTPSIDVGLRGLCYMEVEVTGPNRDLHSGVYGGAVANPINILCEMIASMKDKNNHITIPGFYDDVMELSKEERAEMAKAPFNLENYKKDLAINDIHGETGYSTIERTGIRPTLDVNGIWGGYTGEGAKTVLPSKASAKISMRLVPGQNSEKTAELFTKHFASIAPKSVKVKVTTHHGGEPVLTPADSIAFKAASKAMEETFGKKPIPTRGGGSIPIVALFESVLGLKSVLMGFGLDTDAIHSPNEHFGVFNYFKGIETIPLFFKNYAEMSRK; the protein is encoded by the coding sequence ATGAGCGAAACAAAAGAATATATTAAAACCAATGAGCAGCGTTTTCTTAACGAACTGCTTGAACTCCTTCGCATACCTTCTGTAAGCGCCGACAGCAAATACAAACCCGATGTTTTAAAAATGGCCGATGCCGTGAAAGCGAAACTGATCGCGGCAGGAGCCGATAAAGTGGAGTTGGTCGAAACTGCCGGATACCCCGTGGTTTATGGCGAAAAAATGATCGACCCCAAATTACCCACCGTATTAGTATACGGGCATTATGATGTTCAACCTGCTGATCCGATCAATTTATGGACCTCCCCTCCTTTTGAACCTGTTGTAAAAGACGGGAAGATATACGCCCGTGGCTCGTGTGATGATAAGGGCCAAATGTACATGCACGTAAAGGCGTTCGAGACCATGCTCAAAACAAACAGCCTGCCCTGCAATGTAAAATTTATGATTGAAGGAGAAGAGGAAGTTGGCTCGGCTAATCTTGGTCAATTCTTAAAAGATAATAAAGAACGCCTGAAAGGTGATGTCATTTTAATTTCCGACACATCTATTCTTGGTAATGATACGCCCTCCATTGATGTTGGCCTGCGCGGACTGTGTTATATGGAAGTTGAAGTAACCGGCCCTAACCGTGACCTGCATTCGGGAGTTTATGGCGGAGCTGTTGCCAACCCGATCAATATATTATGCGAAATGATCGCGTCAATGAAAGATAAGAACAACCATATCACTATCCCCGGTTTTTATGATGATGTTATGGAGCTTAGTAAAGAAGAGAGGGCCGAAATGGCCAAAGCTCCTTTCAATTTAGAGAATTATAAAAAAGATCTTGCGATCAATGATATACATGGTGAAACAGGCTATTCTACTATCGAACGCACCGGCATCCGTCCTACACTGGATGTAAACGGAATCTGGGGCGGCTATACCGGAGAAGGCGCTAAAACAGTTTTACCTTCAAAAGCATCCGCTAAAATAAGTATGCGCCTGGTGCCGGGGCAAAATTCAGAAAAGACCGCGGAACTTTTCACCAAACATTTTGCATCAATCGCCCCGAAATCAGTAAAAGTAAAAGTAACAACCCATCATGGAGGAGAACCTGTTCTTACACCAGCTGATTCAATTGCATTTAAAGCGGCGAGCAAAGCCATGGAAGAAACGTTTGGTAAAAAACCAATTCCTACTCGCGGTGGCGGAAGCATTCCGATCGTTGCATTGTTTGAAAGTGTACTTGGACTGAAATCGGTTTTAATGGGCTTCGGGTTAGACACAGATGCTATCCACTCACCTAACGAACACTTCGGTGTTTTTAACTACTTCAAAGGCATTGAAACTATTCCCTTGTTCTTTAAGAATTACGCGGAGATGAGCAGGAAGTAA